In one Shinella zoogloeoides genomic region, the following are encoded:
- a CDS encoding ABC transporter substrate-binding protein, with amino-acid sequence MTRNAIKGLLLATSILGTAGLAQAQDVTLTVESWRNDDLSIWQEKIIPAFEAKNPGIKVVFAPTAPTEYNAALNAKLDAGSAGDLITCRPFDASLELFNKGHLAGLNDLSGMENFSDVAKSAWTTDDGATTFCVPMASVIHGFIYNKDAFDQLGITVPTTEAEFFAALDKIKAEGSYIPMAMGTKDLWEAATMGYQNIGPTYWKGEEGRKALIKGEQKLTDDGWVEPYRVLAKWKDYLGDGFEAQTYPDSQNLFTLGRAAIYPAGSWEIGLFNTQAQFKMGAFPPPVKNAGDTCYISDHNDIGIGLNAKSPNAEAAKKFLTFVSSPEFADIYANSLPGFFSLNSTAVKMADPLAQEFVSWREKCQPTIRSTYQILSRGTPNLENETWTESANVINGTDTPEVAGEKLQKGLDSWYKPGK; translated from the coding sequence ATGACACGCAACGCAATCAAGGGCCTGCTCCTTGCCACCAGCATCCTCGGCACGGCCGGGCTTGCCCAGGCGCAGGACGTCACGCTGACCGTCGAAAGCTGGCGCAACGACGACCTGTCGATCTGGCAGGAGAAGATCATCCCGGCCTTCGAAGCCAAGAACCCGGGCATCAAGGTCGTCTTCGCGCCGACCGCGCCGACCGAGTACAACGCCGCGCTCAACGCAAAGCTCGACGCGGGCTCGGCTGGCGACCTCATCACCTGCCGTCCGTTCGACGCCTCGCTCGAACTCTTCAACAAGGGCCATCTCGCCGGCCTGAACGACCTGTCGGGCATGGAGAACTTCTCCGACGTCGCCAAGTCCGCCTGGACGACGGACGACGGCGCGACGACCTTCTGCGTGCCGATGGCTTCGGTCATCCACGGCTTCATCTACAACAAGGACGCCTTCGACCAGCTCGGCATCACCGTCCCGACGACGGAAGCCGAATTCTTCGCGGCGCTCGACAAGATCAAGGCCGAAGGCAGCTACATCCCGATGGCGATGGGCACGAAGGACCTCTGGGAAGCCGCCACCATGGGCTACCAGAACATCGGCCCGACCTACTGGAAGGGCGAGGAAGGCCGCAAGGCGCTGATCAAGGGCGAGCAGAAGCTGACCGACGACGGCTGGGTCGAGCCCTACCGCGTTCTGGCCAAGTGGAAGGACTATCTCGGCGACGGTTTCGAGGCGCAGACCTATCCGGACAGCCAGAACCTCTTCACGCTCGGCCGCGCCGCCATCTACCCGGCAGGCTCGTGGGAAATCGGCCTGTTCAACACGCAGGCGCAGTTCAAGATGGGCGCGTTCCCGCCGCCGGTGAAGAATGCCGGCGACACCTGCTACATCTCGGACCATAACGACATCGGCATCGGCCTCAACGCCAAGAGCCCGAATGCCGAGGCTGCCAAGAAATTCCTGACCTTCGTGTCCTCGCCGGAATTCGCCGATATCTACGCCAACTCGCTGCCGGGCTTCTTCAGCCTGAACTCGACGGCCGTGAAGATGGCCGACCCGCTGGCGCAGGAATTCGTCTCCTGGCGTGAAAAGTGCCAGCCGACGATCCGCTCGACCTACCAGATCCTGTCGCGCGGCACGCCGAACCTCGAAAACGAGACCTGGACGGAATCGGCCAACGTCATCAACGGCACGGATACGCCCGAGGTGGCCGGCGAGAAGCTCCAGAAGGGCCTCGACAGCTGGTACAAGCCGGGCAAGTAA
- a CDS encoding N-acetylmuramic acid 6-phosphate etherase has protein sequence MAAGRTEGRHDQASGLDERQPVDALKVLADGQKAAAAVVDAALGDIAAAARLAADALLSDGRLVYAGAGSSGLMAMADALELPGTYGISRDRIVILLAGGAASLEDLAGGYEDDRDLALGDAEAAGIGVKDCVIAVSASGSTPYVLALGSHAKEKGAQVVAMANNPGAALFDGADVSILLQTPPEVISGSTRMGAGTAQKIAFNLFSTLVGIHLGHVHDGHMVNLKADNIKLKGRACRIVSDISGVGLDEAERLLARSEGSVKAAVLLAAGAPDTSAAQAALDRSGQSLRRALKAIG, from the coding sequence ATGGCCGCAGGCAGGACCGAGGGCAGGCATGATCAGGCGAGCGGGCTGGACGAACGTCAGCCTGTCGACGCGCTGAAAGTGCTTGCGGATGGACAGAAGGCTGCCGCCGCCGTGGTCGACGCCGCGCTCGGCGATATCGCCGCTGCCGCCCGCCTTGCCGCCGATGCGCTGCTTTCCGACGGACGCCTCGTCTATGCCGGCGCCGGCAGTTCCGGCCTCATGGCGATGGCCGATGCGCTCGAGCTTCCCGGCACCTACGGTATTTCCCGCGACCGCATCGTCATCCTGCTTGCCGGCGGCGCCGCGAGCCTCGAAGACCTGGCGGGCGGCTATGAGGACGACCGCGACCTTGCGCTCGGCGACGCCGAAGCTGCCGGCATCGGCGTGAAGGACTGTGTGATCGCGGTTTCGGCAAGCGGCAGCACGCCTTACGTCCTGGCCCTCGGGTCCCATGCGAAAGAGAAGGGCGCCCAGGTCGTGGCCATGGCCAACAATCCGGGTGCGGCGCTTTTCGACGGTGCCGACGTTTCCATCCTGTTGCAGACGCCGCCGGAGGTCATTTCCGGCTCGACGCGCATGGGCGCGGGCACGGCGCAGAAGATCGCCTTCAACCTGTTTTCCACACTCGTCGGCATCCATCTCGGCCATGTGCACGACGGCCATATGGTCAACCTGAAGGCCGACAATATCAAACTGAAGGGGCGTGCCTGCCGCATCGTCTCCGACATCTCCGGTGTCGGGCTCGACGAGGCGGAACGCCTCCTCGCGCGCTCCGAAGGCTCGGTCAAGGCAGCCGTGCTGCTCGCCGCGGGAGCACCGGATACGAGCGCCGCACAGGCGGCGCTGGACCGGTCGGGGCAAAGCCTCCGTCGCGCGCTCAAGGCTATCGGATAA
- a CDS encoding N-acetylglucosamine kinase, with product MTDYILGIDGGGTSCRAAVARPDGIILGRGKSGAANILTDPNNAIISITEAAKAAYRDAGLDEAGINGASAFLGLAGTNVGDLTRYVHDRLPFRHTDIDSDGLIALQGAIGDEDGAVAILGTGSIYMARRNETVRYIGGWGFTVGDLGGGARLGHALLQEALLAHDGVRPRSGVTDAILDEFKGDPRGIVEFARLSKPGDFGRFAPLLFDHARRGDPQAIAIVKAGAATVNESLDAIMALAGAERLCLLGGLAQIYPEWLCERHRSILVEAEADALTGAVALAAKGYRQRTGAAA from the coding sequence ATGACGGATTATATTCTCGGTATCGACGGCGGGGGAACGAGCTGCCGCGCAGCTGTCGCACGCCCGGACGGCATCATTCTCGGCCGCGGCAAGAGCGGCGCGGCCAATATCCTGACCGACCCCAACAATGCGATCATCTCCATCACGGAGGCGGCCAAGGCCGCCTATCGCGACGCGGGGCTGGACGAGGCCGGCATCAACGGCGCCTCGGCCTTTCTCGGCCTTGCCGGCACCAATGTCGGCGACCTGACCCGCTACGTGCACGACCGCCTGCCCTTCCGCCACACGGACATCGATTCCGACGGCCTGATCGCCCTGCAAGGCGCGATCGGCGACGAGGACGGCGCCGTGGCGATCCTCGGCACCGGCTCCATCTATATGGCGCGCAGGAACGAGACGGTCCGCTATATCGGCGGCTGGGGTTTTACCGTCGGCGACCTCGGCGGCGGCGCACGGCTTGGCCATGCCCTTCTTCAGGAAGCGCTGCTCGCCCATGACGGCGTGCGCCCGCGCTCGGGCGTCACCGACGCCATCCTCGATGAATTCAAGGGCGATCCGCGCGGCATCGTCGAGTTCGCCCGCCTGTCCAAGCCCGGCGATTTCGGCCGCTTCGCGCCCCTCCTTTTCGATCATGCGCGCCGGGGCGACCCGCAGGCGATCGCCATCGTCAAGGCCGGCGCGGCGACGGTCAACGAATCTCTCGACGCCATCATGGCGCTTGCCGGCGCCGAGCGCCTCTGCCTGCTCGGCGGGCTGGCGCAGATCTATCCCGAATGGCTTTGCGAGCGGCACCGCTCGATCCTGGTGGAGGCCGAGGCCGATGCGCTGACGGGTGCCGTGGCGCTCGCCGCCAAGGGCTACAGGCAACGCACGGGAGCCGCCGCATGA
- a CDS encoding GntR family transcriptional regulator, with product MTTPLSAILSPDSLQSGVPGPLYLKLRQTLEEAITSGKLNYGDALPAERDLADHAHVSRVTVRKAVDDLVKDGLLVRRHGSGTFVAKPVSKVQQSLSRLTSFTEDMARRGLTTRAEWLDRGLFHPSPDEMMMLGLPADALVARLGRLRVADDMPLAIERACISAEFLPDPLQVQGSLYAALEKRGCRPVRAVQRISAYNMKDPDASTLGVPPGSAGLSIERISYLRSGRVVEFTRSIYRGDAYDFVAELTLSET from the coding sequence ATGACCACGCCGCTTTCCGCCATCCTCTCGCCGGACAGCCTGCAATCGGGCGTGCCGGGGCCGCTCTACCTGAAGCTCCGCCAGACGCTGGAGGAGGCGATCACCTCCGGCAAGCTCAATTACGGCGATGCCCTGCCGGCCGAGCGCGACCTTGCCGATCACGCCCATGTCAGCCGCGTCACCGTGCGCAAGGCCGTCGACGACCTCGTCAAGGACGGCCTCCTGGTGCGCCGCCACGGTTCCGGCACCTTCGTCGCCAAGCCCGTCTCCAAGGTACAGCAGTCGCTGTCCCGCCTCACCTCCTTCACCGAGGACATGGCGCGGCGTGGCCTCACCACCCGCGCCGAATGGCTCGACCGTGGCCTGTTCCATCCCTCTCCGGACGAGATGATGATGCTCGGCCTGCCGGCGGACGCGCTCGTCGCGCGGCTCGGGCGCCTGCGCGTCGCCGACGACATGCCGCTCGCCATCGAGCGCGCCTGCATCTCCGCCGAGTTCCTGCCCGATCCGCTGCAGGTGCAGGGCTCGCTCTATGCGGCGCTGGAAAAGCGCGGCTGCCGGCCGGTGCGCGCCGTGCAGCGCATCTCCGCCTACAACATGAAGGACCCGGATGCCTCGACGCTGGGCGTGCCACCGGGCTCGGCCGGGCTTTCCATCGAGCGGATCTCCTATCTTCGCTCGGGCCGGGTGGTCGAGTTCACCCGTTCCATCTATCGCGGCGACGCCTACGATTTCGTCGCCGAACTGACGCTGTCCGAGACGTGA
- a CDS encoding SIS domain-containing protein, with the protein MQTNMRKEVNEIPEAAARLLENSAGTIAAAGKALRERDPQFFVTVARGSSDHAALFLKYAIELTAGRPVASLGPSLASIYGAKLKLGGGAAIAISQSGKSPDIVAMADGATRGGAISIALTNTLPSPLAEACSHSLDLSAGPEISVAATKSYVNSIVAGLAVLAEWTGDADLDRAVKDLPEQFARAIALDWSELAGDLKEAQSLYVLGRGPGLAIASEAALKFKETSGMHAEAYSSAEVLHGPVALVGPAFPVIALAARDAAEASVTGMADGLAERGAYVGITAAGAKSARKLPFVATGHPITDALALIVPFYGFIEAWSRGKGLDPDKPVNLKKVTETR; encoded by the coding sequence ATGCAGACCAACATGCGCAAAGAAGTCAACGAGATCCCGGAAGCGGCAGCCCGCCTGCTGGAGAATTCCGCCGGCACCATCGCGGCCGCCGGCAAGGCGCTGCGTGAACGCGACCCGCAGTTCTTCGTGACCGTCGCCCGCGGCTCCTCGGACCATGCGGCCCTCTTCCTGAAATATGCGATCGAGCTGACCGCCGGCCGCCCGGTCGCCTCCCTCGGCCCGTCGCTCGCCTCGATCTACGGCGCGAAGCTGAAGCTCGGCGGCGGCGCCGCCATCGCCATCTCCCAGTCCGGCAAGAGCCCTGACATCGTCGCCATGGCCGACGGCGCCACCAGGGGCGGCGCGATCTCGATCGCGCTCACCAACACGCTGCCCTCGCCGCTGGCAGAGGCTTGCAGCCACTCGCTCGACCTCTCGGCCGGCCCGGAAATCAGCGTCGCCGCCACCAAGTCCTATGTGAATTCCATCGTCGCCGGCCTTGCCGTTCTCGCCGAATGGACGGGCGACGCCGATCTCGACCGCGCCGTGAAGGACCTGCCGGAACAGTTCGCCAGGGCCATTGCGCTCGACTGGTCCGAACTTGCCGGCGACCTCAAGGAGGCCCAGTCGCTCTACGTGCTCGGCCGCGGCCCCGGACTTGCCATCGCCAGCGAGGCGGCGCTGAAGTTCAAGGAAACCTCCGGCATGCATGCCGAGGCCTATTCCTCGGCCGAAGTGCTGCACGGCCCGGTCGCCCTCGTCGGCCCGGCCTTCCCGGTCATCGCGCTTGCTGCCCGCGATGCCGCGGAAGCCTCCGTCACCGGCATGGCCGACGGCCTTGCCGAGCGCGGCGCCTATGTCGGCATCACGGCGGCCGGCGCCAAGAGCGCGCGAAAACTGCCCTTCGTCGCCACCGGTCATCCCATAACTGATGCGCTGGCGCTGATCGTGCCCTTCTACGGCTTCATCGAGGCCTGGTCGCGCGGCAAGGGCCTCGACCCGGACAAGCCGGTCAACCTCAAGAAAGTGACGGAAACCCGATGA
- the nagA gene encoding N-acetylglucosamine-6-phosphate deacetylase, with product MTALTAITGARIFDGDLWHEDSVLLLDDGKVVGLVRPRDVPGDARTVPMDGLSLVPGFIDLQVNGGGGVLLNEQPDLEGIRTICAAHARFGTTALLPTLITDNREVTERTIAAGLSAREAAVPGFLGLHLEGPHLSIARKGAHDPALIRPMDAADLDRTIAARKGLEALLMTLAPENATNEQIAALHAAGVTVSLGHSDCGYETAQSAVEAGASMMTHLFNAMSQLGNREPGMVGAALDLGHLNAGLIADGFHVHPATIRMALRAKRGPGRVFLVTDAMSTIGTDMTSFFLNGREIFREGGRLTLADGTLAGADIDMASCIRYMRDIVGIDLEEALRMASLYPAEAIGMTGRKGRLTHGHDADFTVIDDGVNVVSTWIAGTPVFAA from the coding sequence ATGACAGCGCTCACCGCCATTACCGGCGCCCGGATCTTCGACGGCGATCTGTGGCACGAGGACAGTGTGCTGCTTCTCGATGACGGCAAGGTCGTCGGCCTTGTCCGGCCGCGCGACGTGCCGGGCGATGCCCGCACGGTGCCGATGGACGGGCTCTCGCTCGTCCCCGGCTTCATCGACCTGCAGGTCAATGGCGGTGGCGGCGTGCTGCTCAACGAGCAGCCAGATCTCGAAGGCATCCGCACCATCTGCGCCGCCCATGCCCGCTTCGGCACGACCGCGCTCCTGCCGACGCTGATCACCGACAACCGCGAGGTCACGGAACGGACCATCGCCGCCGGCCTTTCCGCGCGCGAGGCGGCGGTGCCCGGCTTCCTCGGCCTTCACCTCGAAGGCCCCCACCTTTCCATCGCCCGCAAGGGCGCGCACGACCCGGCCCTCATCCGTCCCATGGATGCGGCCGATCTCGACCGCACCATCGCCGCCCGCAAGGGTCTCGAAGCCCTCCTGATGACGCTGGCGCCGGAAAACGCCACCAACGAGCAGATCGCCGCGCTCCATGCCGCCGGCGTCACCGTCAGCCTCGGCCATTCCGATTGCGGTTACGAGACCGCGCAATCCGCCGTCGAGGCGGGCGCGAGCATGATGACCCACCTCTTCAATGCGATGAGCCAGCTCGGCAACCGCGAACCCGGCATGGTCGGCGCGGCGCTCGACCTCGGCCATCTCAATGCCGGCCTCATCGCCGACGGCTTCCATGTCCATCCCGCGACGATCCGCATGGCGCTCAGGGCCAAGCGCGGCCCCGGCCGCGTCTTCCTCGTCACCGATGCCATGTCGACCATCGGCACGGACATGACGAGCTTCTTCCTCAACGGCCGCGAAATCTTCCGCGAAGGCGGCCGCCTGACGCTCGCCGACGGCACGCTTGCCGGCGCTGACATCGATATGGCCTCGTGCATACGCTATATGCGCGACATCGTGGGCATCGATCTCGAAGAGGCGCTGCGCATGGCCTCGCTCTATCCTGCCGAGGCGATCGGCATGACCGGCCGCAAGGGCCGCCTGACGCATGGCCACGACGCGGACTTCACCGTCATCGACGACGGCGTGAACGTCGTCTCCACCTGGATCGCCGGCACGCCGGTCTTCGCCGCCTGA
- a CDS encoding dipeptidase translates to MQLIFDGHNDVLLRLWENAQKGEDPIAEFVGGTDKGHIDAPRALKGGLAGGFCAMFVPPEEDYPARVVDENGHYDIPMVGPRAHDAALRIALEMADIATRLEQAGGLAICRSTADIRAAMKQRRFAAVLHIEGCEPIAEDLSNLETFHANGLRSLGPVWSRHNGFGHGVPFAYPSSPDTGPGLTDAGVALVKECDRLGIMIDLAHITEKGFWDVARESTQPLVATHSNAHALTPISRNLTDRQLDAIRERKGIAGLNYATTMLRADGLENADTPLTDMVRHIDHMVDRMGIDCVALGSDFDGATIPAAITDAAGNQALVEALRGAGYGEDDLAKLCRENWLRLLKTVWREA, encoded by the coding sequence ATGCAATTGATCTTCGACGGCCACAACGACGTTCTCCTGCGCCTCTGGGAGAATGCGCAAAAGGGCGAGGACCCGATCGCCGAATTCGTCGGCGGCACGGACAAGGGCCATATCGACGCCCCGCGGGCGCTCAAGGGCGGCCTTGCCGGCGGCTTCTGCGCCATGTTCGTCCCGCCGGAAGAAGACTATCCCGCCCGTGTGGTGGACGAAAACGGCCACTACGACATCCCGATGGTCGGCCCGCGCGCGCACGACGCGGCGCTGAGGATCGCGCTTGAAATGGCCGATATCGCCACCCGGCTGGAGCAGGCCGGCGGCCTTGCCATCTGCCGCAGCACCGCCGATATCCGCGCGGCGATGAAGCAGCGCCGCTTTGCCGCCGTCCTCCATATCGAAGGCTGCGAGCCGATCGCCGAGGACCTCTCGAACCTCGAAACCTTCCATGCCAACGGCCTGCGCTCGCTCGGCCCCGTCTGGAGCCGGCACAACGGGTTCGGCCATGGCGTGCCCTTCGCCTACCCCTCCTCGCCCGATACCGGCCCGGGCCTGACCGATGCCGGCGTCGCGCTGGTGAAGGAATGCGACCGGCTCGGCATCATGATCGACCTTGCCCACATCACCGAAAAGGGCTTCTGGGATGTGGCGCGCGAAAGCACGCAGCCGCTCGTCGCCACCCATTCCAACGCCCATGCCCTGACGCCGATCTCGCGCAACCTCACCGACCGCCAGCTCGATGCGATCCGCGAGCGCAAGGGCATTGCCGGCCTCAACTATGCCACAACCATGCTGCGTGCGGACGGGCTGGAAAACGCCGACACGCCGCTCACCGACATGGTGCGCCACATCGACCACATGGTGGACCGCATGGGCATCGACTGCGTGGCGCTCGGCTCGGATTTCGACGGCGCGACCATCCCCGCCGCCATTACAGACGCCGCCGGCAACCAGGCGCTGGTCGAAGCGCTGCGCGGAGCCGGTTACGGCGAGGACGACCTTGCAAAGCTCTGCCGCGAGAACTGGCTGCGGCTCCTGAAAACCGTCTGGCGCGAAGCCTGA
- a CDS encoding copper homeostasis protein CutC produces the protein MTKPLIELCVEGIDGFLAAQEAGADRVELCASLMEGGLTPSLATIRAAVKAARIPVHVIIRPRGGDFLYSDAEFETMVEDVRALRDEGVSGVVIGCLTPDGRIDEARTTTLVEAARPMSVTCHRAFDMTADAGEALEALVRCGVDRVLTSGQRDTAVEGIAILKSAVEQAAGRIVIMGCGALDAQNISKVRDEAGLAELHFAALTTVPSGMAFRNPHVGMGGTEKDREYELTLTDKDAVRATIAAAKS, from the coding sequence ATGACAAAGCCCCTCATCGAACTCTGCGTCGAAGGCATCGACGGCTTCCTCGCCGCCCAGGAAGCCGGCGCCGACCGGGTCGAGCTCTGCGCGAGCCTGATGGAGGGCGGCCTGACGCCGAGCCTTGCCACCATCCGCGCCGCGGTGAAGGCTGCGCGCATTCCCGTCCACGTCATTATCCGCCCGCGCGGCGGCGACTTCCTCTATTCCGACGCAGAATTCGAGACGATGGTGGAAGACGTCCGGGCGCTACGCGACGAGGGCGTTTCCGGCGTCGTCATCGGCTGCCTGACGCCGGACGGCCGGATCGACGAGGCGCGCACCACGACGCTGGTCGAGGCTGCGCGCCCGATGTCCGTCACCTGCCACCGCGCCTTCGACATGACGGCGGATGCCGGCGAGGCGCTGGAAGCGCTCGTGCGCTGCGGCGTCGACCGGGTGCTGACCTCCGGCCAGCGCGACACGGCCGTCGAGGGCATCGCGATCCTGAAGAGCGCCGTCGAACAGGCCGCCGGCCGCATCGTCATCATGGGCTGCGGCGCGCTCGATGCGCAGAACATAAGCAAGGTCCGCGACGAGGCCGGCCTTGCCGAACTGCACTTCGCCGCGCTCACGACCGTGCCGAGCGGCATGGCCTTCCGCAATCCGCATGTCGGCATGGGCGGCACGGAGAAGGATCGGGAATACGAACTGACGCTGACGGACAAGGACGCGGTGCGCGCGACCATCGCCGCGGCAAAATCCTGA